A window of the Dyadobacter pollutisoli genome harbors these coding sequences:
- a CDS encoding sensor histidine kinase: MIPRFDYIGRLIWLSLFGRWMFVLLVPWFVPTISYLLIGEPYLASVINFLLGTLMVLCMTILAFIPHDWAAQYIAQKFPSINSSVKRAIYTAIAFWILTFIYVTTYGVFIIKFRPLNAQLDAEKMINVYIFEFFAVLLLTGLYEVNYSLRKWREIKVNKEAIKKAGLQGQLQSLKSQVNPHFLFNSLNTLSALIGDEPARAEQFVDEMAKVYRYLLQTNQDELTTLDTEIKFIQSYYHLLRTRHDEGLELIIDVNKNALGMYIPPLTLQLLVENAVKHNTILEKKPLCIVIRSIGDNLLEVENNLLEKSTRVKSTKLGLANIEAKYRLLSERQPVIDPGPDYFKITLPLLVEKTKN, from the coding sequence ATGATACCCAGATTCGATTACATTGGACGGTTAATATGGCTCAGTCTGTTCGGCAGATGGATGTTCGTCTTGCTGGTACCCTGGTTCGTGCCAACCATCAGCTACCTACTGATCGGTGAACCGTACTTAGCAAGTGTCATCAATTTCCTTTTGGGGACGTTAATGGTGCTATGCATGACCATTCTGGCATTCATTCCCCACGATTGGGCCGCTCAATACATTGCACAGAAATTCCCCTCGATCAACTCGTCGGTCAAAAGAGCGATTTACACAGCCATCGCTTTCTGGATACTGACCTTCATTTATGTGACGACTTATGGTGTGTTCATCATCAAATTTCGTCCACTAAATGCCCAGCTGGACGCAGAGAAGATGATCAATGTGTACATTTTCGAGTTTTTCGCGGTCCTGTTACTGACTGGTTTGTACGAAGTGAATTATTCGTTGCGAAAATGGCGGGAGATCAAGGTCAACAAAGAAGCGATCAAAAAGGCTGGCTTGCAGGGCCAGTTGCAGAGTTTGAAAAGCCAGGTCAACCCACATTTTCTTTTCAATAGCCTCAATACCCTGTCTGCATTGATCGGCGATGAGCCTGCACGGGCAGAGCAGTTTGTCGATGAAATGGCCAAGGTATACCGGTACCTGTTGCAAACCAATCAGGATGAGCTGACTACCCTGGATACCGAGATCAAATTCATTCAATCCTATTATCATTTGCTCCGCACCCGCCACGACGAAGGTTTGGAGCTCATTATTGATGTAAATAAAAATGCTTTGGGTATGTACATTCCTCCGTTGACTTTGCAGCTTTTGGTAGAGAATGCGGTGAAACACAATACGATACTCGAAAAAAAGCCGCTGTGCATCGTAATCCGTTCAATCGGGGATAACCTTTTGGAGGTTGAAAATAATCTGTTGGAAAAGTCGACGCGGGTCAAATCTACCAAACTGGGACTGGCCAACATTGAAGCCAAATATCGCCTGCTCTCGGAACGCCAGCCAGTAATCGATCCCGGTCCCGATTACTTCAAGATAACCTTACCCCTGCTTGTCGAAAAAACAAAAAACTAA
- a CDS encoding sensor histidine kinase — MRSIRFWSFIATRFPETHQSGWRVAFWFISYAVVSVSILYLILFLCNNDTFFETTPLSEGVLWFVVAVLAGSLVAAGITELAFTFKQWKTNQQELQQMEEKQLQTELDVVKQQVNPHFLFNCLNSLSVLISEAPATAEKFVDEMSKVYRYLLSVNGPNKETSMVTLEAELRFIRSYIYLLETRFESGIEVCIEIDDVYLSLLIAPLTLQTLIDNAIRHNVVSTERPLRIHITTRPTGQLEVRNNLQKRLVRMPFSTAGLATLISRYKMLFNQAGTIQIKESEAGFSVLLPLIHT, encoded by the coding sequence ATGAGAAGCATCCGGTTCTGGTCATTCATTGCAACACGCTTTCCCGAAACACATCAGTCGGGATGGCGTGTTGCATTTTGGTTCATTTCCTATGCAGTCGTCAGTGTATCAATACTTTATCTGATCCTATTTTTATGTAATAACGATACATTCTTCGAAACGACACCGCTGAGTGAAGGTGTTTTATGGTTTGTAGTTGCAGTGTTGGCCGGGTCATTGGTCGCCGCGGGAATAACCGAGCTGGCTTTCACTTTTAAGCAGTGGAAAACCAACCAGCAGGAGTTGCAGCAAATGGAGGAAAAACAGTTGCAAACTGAGCTGGACGTCGTCAAACAGCAGGTTAACCCTCATTTTTTATTCAATTGCCTCAATTCCCTCTCGGTACTCATTTCCGAAGCACCTGCCACAGCCGAAAAATTCGTCGACGAGATGTCGAAAGTGTACAGGTACCTGCTGAGTGTCAACGGGCCTAATAAGGAAACCAGCATGGTCACGCTGGAAGCCGAGCTTCGTTTCATACGGTCCTACATTTACCTGCTGGAAACCCGTTTTGAAAGCGGAATCGAGGTTTGCATTGAAATAGACGACGTTTATTTGAGCCTACTGATCGCGCCCCTCACCCTTCAAACCCTGATTGACAATGCGATCAGGCACAATGTCGTGTCCACGGAGCGACCATTGCGCATCCATATCACTACCAGGCCCACGGGCCAGCTGGAAGTCAGGAATAATTTACAGAAAAGGCTTGTGCGAATGCCGTTCAGCACCGCCGGACTGGCGACCTTGATTTCGCGCTATAAAATGTTGTTTAACCAGGCAGGAACCATTCAGATCAAAGAAAGTGAAGCGGGTTTCAGCGTTCTCTTGCCATTAATTCATACATGA
- a CDS encoding LytR/AlgR family response regulator transcription factor produces MNILIVEDEKLAVRKLTKLLEEAAPDFVIKGVTPSIEATVEWISQNRAAGNAEPDLLFLDIELADGQSFEIFNRIDIRSTVIFTTSYDEYALQAFKVNSIDYLLKPVQLEDLQRSIKKFYDLTGQRSTSAISLPPNLESILKNLHLQQPPADYRKRFLVKQGQKLLSIETSEIAYFYIDESVSFFKTHVAQRFMVDYRMDEMELFLDPDRFFRVNRSMIVTHSSVVQIQPYYNNRLVLTLKPVFEKEAFVSREKTNDFKKWMGK; encoded by the coding sequence ATGAATATATTAATTGTCGAAGATGAAAAGCTCGCAGTCCGCAAGCTGACCAAACTCCTGGAAGAGGCCGCTCCTGATTTCGTGATCAAAGGCGTGACACCCAGCATTGAGGCCACGGTAGAATGGATTTCGCAAAACCGCGCTGCTGGTAACGCCGAGCCCGATTTGCTATTCCTAGACATTGAACTCGCCGATGGTCAAAGTTTTGAGATTTTCAACCGGATCGACATTCGCAGCACCGTTATCTTCACCACTTCCTACGATGAATACGCATTGCAGGCATTCAAGGTCAATAGCATTGATTATTTATTAAAACCGGTGCAACTCGAAGATTTACAGCGTAGTATCAAGAAATTCTACGACCTCACAGGCCAGCGCAGTACATCCGCAATCTCTTTACCTCCGAACCTGGAAAGCATTCTCAAAAACCTGCATTTGCAACAGCCACCTGCTGATTATCGCAAGCGTTTTCTGGTAAAGCAAGGTCAAAAACTGCTATCCATTGAGACTTCCGAAATTGCTTATTTTTATATTGATGAAAGTGTCAGTTTTTTCAAAACGCATGTGGCCCAACGTTTTATGGTTGATTACCGGATGGATGAAATGGAATTATTCCTGGACCCTGACCGGTTTTTCAGGGTCAACAGAAGTATGATAGTGACTCACAGTTCGGTAGTGCAGATTCAGCCTTATTATAACAACAGGCTGGTGCTCACATTGAAACCGGTATTCGAAAAAGAAGCCTTTGTCAGTCGTGAAAAAACGAATGACTTCAAGAAATGGATGGGCAAATAA
- a CDS encoding LytR/AlgR family response regulator transcription factor — MNASINPFSRVVTLASTASNPIAVHVRGKIIWIAASEITHLRGEGNYTHIYTHKGTTYLVSKTLKSVIETLRADFMRIHKSCAVNPEFVTARVEPDTLLLTNGARLPIARRRMREIQTLLSREYLAVG; from the coding sequence ATGAATGCATCAATCAATCCATTTTCAAGAGTAGTAACATTAGCCAGTACCGCATCTAATCCTATCGCCGTACACGTTCGCGGCAAAATTATTTGGATCGCCGCCAGCGAGATCACCCACCTGCGTGGAGAAGGCAATTATACCCACATTTATACGCATAAAGGTACTACCTACCTGGTTTCGAAAACGCTGAAAAGTGTGATAGAGACGTTACGCGCCGATTTTATGCGTATACACAAGTCATGCGCGGTCAACCCAGAGTTTGTAACGGCCCGCGTAGAGCCGGATACGTTGCTACTCACCAATGGCGCCAGGCTGCCTATCGCCCGCAGAAGAATGCGTGAAATTCAGACGCTGCTGTCGAGAGAGTACCTGGCTGTCGGGTGA
- a CDS encoding Gfo/Idh/MocA family protein, translating into MENGRTLKFAVLGTGFWAGYQLAGWHELAGVQPIAFYNRTIQKARALAEHYAVENVYDDVDELLDKHAHELDFVDIITDVSTHAMLTEKAAARGLDVICQKPMATTLEAAAAMVEACRAAHVALYIHENFRFQAPIRKLKEILLSGVMGKVFKANVAFCSGFPVFDNQPFLKELDEFIITDIGSHVLDVTRFLFGEAESLYCHTARINPEIKGEDVANVLMRMRNGISCYVEMSYATIKEHESFPQTLVTVEGEKGTAILLNNYEIRVTTREGTNVTTASPQPYPWIDPAYAVVHASIVDCNRDILESLQGKKNAETTGIDNFETMRLVHAAYQSARENKVIFI; encoded by the coding sequence ATGGAGAATGGCAGGACATTAAAGTTTGCGGTGTTGGGTACTGGCTTCTGGGCTGGGTACCAGCTTGCGGGCTGGCATGAACTCGCTGGCGTCCAACCCATTGCTTTTTATAACCGTACCATTCAAAAAGCCAGGGCGTTGGCGGAGCATTACGCCGTGGAAAATGTGTATGACGATGTCGATGAATTGCTGGACAAGCATGCCCACGAACTCGATTTTGTGGACATCATTACCGACGTCAGCACACATGCCATGCTTACCGAAAAGGCCGCTGCGAGGGGACTGGACGTGATTTGCCAGAAACCAATGGCTACCACATTGGAGGCTGCGGCGGCGATGGTGGAGGCTTGCAGGGCTGCTCATGTTGCATTGTACATTCATGAAAATTTCAGGTTTCAGGCGCCGATCAGGAAGTTGAAAGAAATATTGCTTTCCGGCGTGATGGGCAAGGTTTTCAAGGCAAATGTGGCATTCTGTTCTGGTTTTCCCGTGTTTGATAACCAGCCATTTTTGAAGGAATTAGACGAATTTATCATTACAGACATCGGGTCGCATGTGCTGGACGTTACGCGGTTTTTGTTTGGAGAAGCCGAGTCGCTGTACTGCCATACTGCGCGCATTAACCCTGAAATAAAGGGCGAAGACGTGGCGAATGTGCTGATGCGAATGCGCAATGGCATCTCTTGCTACGTCGAAATGTCTTATGCCACCATTAAAGAACATGAGTCATTCCCGCAGACGCTGGTGACGGTGGAAGGGGAAAAAGGCACCGCGATCCTTTTGAACAACTACGAGATTCGGGTGACGACGAGAGAGGGAACCAACGTAACGACAGCTTCGCCGCAACCTTACCCATGGATTGATCCTGCCTATGCCGTGGTACATGCATCGATTGTGGACTGCAATCGGGACATTCTGGAAAGTTTGCAGGGGAAAAAGAATGCGGAAACGACGGGTATCGATAATTTTGAAACAATGCGCCTCGTACATGCGGCTTACCAGTCAGCGCGGGAGAATAAGGTAATTTTTATTTGA
- a CDS encoding DUF1501 domain-containing protein, whose translation MSFYNELENHVHEQLSRRNFLSKTSLGLGAAAMASLLNADDSMAKKVLSGTPEGASLPLGKPHFAPKAKRIIYLFQSGAPSQLELFDYKPKLEQMWGQDLPESVRKGQRLTGMTAGQSSFPLAASKYKFAKRGDNNMMISELLPFTSSIVDDVTFIRSMHTEAINHDPAVTFFQTGSQQGGRPSWGSWISYGLGSDNQNMPSFVVLLSKGRPGDQPLYAKLWSNGFLPSVHQGVVFRSGPDPVFYLNNPEGIDKTSRRRMLNSLAKLQQAQFEKILDPEINYRMAQYEMAYRMQTAVPETMDISKEPDYIFDLYGEDSRKPGTFAANCLLARKLIEKDVKFVQLYHQGWDQHGNLPNDIKTMAKSVDQASAALIKDLKQRGLLDETLVVWGGEFGRGSYSQGKLTKDNYGRDHHPRSFTIWMAGAGVKKGFVFGETDEFGYNVIKDPVHVHDFQATVMHLMGVDHEQLIFKHQGRRYRLTDVHGKVVKPLLA comes from the coding sequence ATGAGCTTTTACAACGAACTTGAAAATCATGTGCACGAGCAGTTGAGCCGACGGAATTTCTTGTCAAAAACAAGTTTAGGGCTCGGGGCAGCCGCTATGGCTTCCCTGCTGAATGCGGATGATTCCATGGCAAAAAAAGTACTTTCCGGCACGCCGGAAGGCGCTTCGCTCCCTCTTGGCAAGCCCCATTTTGCGCCCAAAGCCAAAAGGATCATTTACCTGTTTCAAAGCGGTGCCCCATCGCAGCTGGAACTGTTTGACTATAAGCCCAAACTGGAACAAATGTGGGGCCAGGACCTGCCCGAATCCGTCAGAAAAGGCCAGCGATTGACGGGCATGACGGCCGGACAAAGCAGTTTCCCGTTAGCCGCGTCCAAATACAAATTTGCAAAGCGCGGCGATAATAACATGATGATCAGCGAGTTGCTGCCTTTTACTTCCAGCATTGTGGACGATGTGACTTTCATCCGCTCCATGCATACGGAGGCGATCAATCACGACCCGGCGGTGACATTTTTTCAGACGGGCAGCCAGCAGGGCGGAAGGCCTTCGTGGGGCTCGTGGATCAGTTACGGACTGGGCTCGGACAATCAGAACATGCCTTCTTTTGTGGTACTGCTTTCCAAAGGCCGGCCCGGTGACCAGCCTCTTTATGCGAAGTTATGGAGCAATGGTTTTCTGCCTTCTGTGCACCAGGGTGTGGTTTTTCGCTCGGGGCCGGACCCCGTTTTTTACCTCAATAACCCCGAAGGAATAGATAAAACCAGCCGTAGAAGAATGCTCAATTCTCTGGCAAAACTACAACAGGCCCAGTTTGAAAAAATCCTCGACCCGGAAATTAACTACCGCATGGCGCAGTATGAGATGGCTTACCGGATGCAAACTGCCGTGCCGGAAACCATGGACATTTCAAAAGAGCCTGATTATATTTTTGACCTGTACGGCGAGGACTCCCGCAAGCCGGGCACATTCGCAGCTAACTGTCTGCTAGCCAGGAAACTAATTGAAAAAGACGTCAAGTTCGTGCAGCTTTACCACCAGGGCTGGGACCAGCACGGTAACCTACCGAATGACATCAAAACCATGGCCAAAAGTGTAGACCAGGCGTCGGCAGCACTCATTAAAGACCTTAAACAAAGAGGGTTACTGGATGAAACGCTGGTAGTTTGGGGCGGTGAATTCGGCCGTGGATCGTACTCGCAGGGCAAATTAACAAAGGACAATTACGGCCGCGATCACCATCCGCGCAGCTTCACAATATGGATGGCGGGCGCCGGTGTGAAAAAGGGCTTTGTATTTGGTGAAACCGACGAGTTTGGCTACAATGTCATCAAAGATCCCGTGCATGTGCATGACTTTCAGGCGACTGTGATGCATTTGATGGGTGTAGATCATGAGCAGCTGATATTCAAGCACCAGGGCCGCAGGTACCGGCTTACCGATGTCCACGGCAAAGTCGTCAAACCGTTACTAGCCTGA
- a CDS encoding substrate-binding domain-containing protein, whose protein sequence is MHTRSFSFSACLAIATLLCACELPPRQGSGEQVSKGFKVADQDVVSADEEYVMVTTAVNMPMYVNHDQAAFKRWGKKMGVKVSILGPPEWDVPAQIETIEQVIASRPTGLLINGTDPGIAQVINKAVDAGIPTVIYDSDIPESRRHGFLGTDWYEIGRMQGEEMARLIGGKGKVAYMGILGLNSMEAGFRGLLDVLEKYPNIRIVGKFEDKSSVEIASKVTSDIIAAHPDIAGICGFDSNSGPGIGLAVKEAGKAGKIKITTVDWEPQHLKLVQDGVIQMLAGQKRELFTWYGGQLLFDMVHSTNRLSSNDSKAGITNIPLTINTGLLRITKENVAQFLP, encoded by the coding sequence ATGCATACACGATCGTTTTCATTTTCAGCTTGTCTTGCGATTGCCACGCTCTTGTGTGCTTGCGAGCTACCGCCCAGGCAAGGTTCAGGCGAGCAGGTTTCCAAAGGGTTTAAGGTGGCGGACCAGGATGTGGTGAGCGCCGATGAGGAGTACGTAATGGTGACCACGGCCGTGAACATGCCTATGTATGTGAACCACGATCAGGCTGCATTCAAGCGGTGGGGAAAGAAAATGGGCGTGAAAGTATCGATACTGGGCCCGCCGGAATGGGACGTACCGGCACAGATCGAAACCATTGAACAAGTAATCGCCTCCCGGCCCACAGGCTTACTTATTAACGGTACCGACCCCGGTATCGCGCAGGTGATCAACAAAGCCGTGGATGCCGGGATACCGACGGTCATTTACGATTCCGACATTCCGGAGTCACGCCGTCATGGATTTCTGGGGACTGACTGGTATGAGATCGGGCGAATGCAAGGGGAGGAAATGGCGCGGCTCATTGGTGGAAAAGGTAAGGTTGCCTACATGGGAATATTAGGTCTGAACAGTATGGAAGCGGGCTTTCGTGGTTTATTGGATGTTTTGGAGAAATATCCCAACATCCGGATCGTTGGTAAATTCGAGGATAAATCAAGTGTAGAGATCGCTTCGAAAGTCACGTCCGACATTATTGCGGCGCATCCTGACATTGCTGGAATTTGCGGTTTTGATTCTAACTCAGGCCCGGGGATAGGTTTGGCGGTAAAGGAAGCAGGGAAAGCGGGAAAGATAAAAATCACGACTGTGGACTGGGAACCGCAGCATTTGAAACTGGTTCAGGACGGTGTCATTCAAATGCTGGCAGGTCAGAAAAGAGAGCTGTTTACCTGGTATGGCGGGCAACTTTTGTTTGATATGGTGCACAGTACCAATCGGTTATCATCCAATGATTCAAAAGCAGGCATTACTAATATTCCACTAACCATTAACACCGGATTACTGCGCATTACCAAGGAGAATGTTGCGCAATTCTTGCCATAG
- a CDS encoding WD40/YVTN/BNR-like repeat-containing protein has translation MKRLFVFIPAVFMVLFLLNSFVPKENEAKKEPVKEGKSSGIANIIFKSTDGGQTWQDISEGLPEKLQREGVWRDGLFANDHGLYLRAGNGVYHSEPNSTTPFWTKEIFPSRQRNIAPGKNGIFAYDFRGQFLQKINGTSNWSPVYKNFQEQAVRLNGEIDWMYTNFKEKLVRNVFETAGGTVFITCSNALFRSTNNGKTWKQVHAGDGTMNLTESNGVLLATNKKGLLRSTDDGQSWDRVISDKGAGIAVERIDGGFAAILNNAITQTNSIHISMDSGKTWNAIGEDLQASRSSLFMKEIGLLKSTSAILSIKQMGKYLICGRSDGIFRSADMGKTWQQLLLPPNGNFGFNLSVSGKVIYVVPNKGC, from the coding sequence ATGAAAAGACTATTTGTGTTTATTCCGGCTGTCTTCATGGTATTATTTCTACTAAATTCTTTTGTACCAAAGGAAAATGAAGCAAAAAAGGAACCAGTAAAAGAGGGCAAATCATCGGGAATTGCTAACATCATTTTCAAATCCACTGATGGCGGACAAACCTGGCAGGACATTAGCGAAGGACTGCCGGAAAAACTACAGAGAGAAGGTGTGTGGAGAGATGGTCTATTTGCAAATGACCATGGGCTTTATTTACGCGCTGGAAATGGTGTTTATCATAGTGAACCAAATTCCACAACTCCTTTTTGGACCAAAGAAATTTTCCCTAGTAGACAACGTAACATTGCCCCTGGCAAGAATGGGATATTTGCCTATGATTTCAGGGGTCAATTTTTACAAAAAATAAACGGAACGAGTAATTGGTCGCCTGTGTACAAGAATTTCCAAGAACAGGCCGTACGCCTAAACGGAGAGATAGATTGGATGTACACGAATTTTAAAGAGAAATTGGTACGCAACGTTTTTGAAACTGCCGGAGGCACCGTTTTCATCACTTGCAGCAACGCCCTTTTTAGATCAACGAACAATGGAAAAACCTGGAAACAAGTACATGCCGGGGACGGGACAATGAATTTGACAGAGTCAAACGGTGTACTTCTGGCAACTAACAAAAAGGGACTATTAAGATCCACCGATGATGGGCAAAGCTGGGACCGTGTGATCAGCGATAAGGGTGCTGGCATCGCTGTGGAACGTATTGATGGAGGATTTGCTGCCATACTAAACAACGCTATAACCCAAACAAACAGCATACACATTTCAATGGATAGTGGAAAAACCTGGAATGCCATAGGTGAAGACCTTCAAGCTTCCCGGAGTAGTTTATTCATGAAAGAAATAGGACTGCTTAAATCTACATCGGCTATTTTATCAATTAAGCAAATGGGTAAATATTTAATATGTGGTCGCTCAGATGGTATATTCCGGTCAGCTGACATGGGCAAAACATGGCAGCAGCTACTACTCCCTCCTAATGGAAATTTCGGCTTCAATTTATCTGTTTCGGGCAAAGTGATCTATGTCGTGCCAAATAAAGGATGTTGA
- a CDS encoding sugar ABC transporter ATP-binding protein yields the protein MSHLQLVGISKFFPGVKALDGISFELLPGEVHALCGENGAGKSTLMNILTGNLKPDAGDLILNGNVISIHGPAQASEKGIAIVYQQLSLIDTLSVAENIFANTQPVNSWGFIQYGKLFEKTKILLESLQISYIAPEKLVGELSPAEKQMVEIAKALSKDPEILILDEPTASITDRETKTLFGIIRQLKAAGKSVIYISHRMEEIFAISDRVSVLKDGRYQGTGETNETTPAALIRLMVGRDILNKRSKSAATKNVLLELKNLSGHGFSDISLKVHAGEIVGLAGLVGAGRTEIAQTIFGYRSRISGDILIENQDINAQHPADAIAAGLGYVPEERKSQGVFLNKTLTDNILAANLEAASDPNWYNAEKASWIATEYMDKLHIASPDADQLVMNLSGGNQQKTVLAKWLLNNPKVLIVDEPTHGIDVGAKAEIYQLLRQLTKEGRGILLISSELPEMLTLADRILVIRAGKLAGEVGAEETTEEEILSLVTG from the coding sequence ATGAGCCATTTGCAGCTTGTGGGTATCAGTAAATTTTTTCCGGGCGTGAAAGCGCTGGACGGGATCAGTTTTGAGCTGCTGCCAGGCGAGGTACATGCATTGTGTGGCGAAAATGGAGCAGGGAAATCGACATTGATGAACATTCTGACGGGTAATTTGAAACCAGACGCTGGCGATTTGATCCTGAATGGGAATGTTATTTCGATCCATGGCCCGGCGCAGGCGTCGGAAAAAGGTATTGCGATCGTGTACCAGCAGCTGAGCCTGATTGATACATTGTCGGTGGCGGAGAATATTTTTGCCAATACACAGCCCGTTAATTCCTGGGGTTTTATTCAATACGGAAAACTGTTTGAGAAAACTAAAATCTTGCTTGAAAGCCTGCAAATCAGTTATATCGCGCCTGAAAAACTGGTAGGGGAGCTGTCCCCGGCGGAAAAGCAAATGGTTGAGATCGCGAAAGCACTATCGAAAGATCCTGAAATACTGATCCTCGATGAGCCTACTGCCTCCATTACCGACAGGGAAACCAAAACGCTTTTTGGCATCATCAGGCAGTTGAAAGCGGCAGGTAAGTCGGTCATCTACATTTCGCACAGGATGGAAGAGATTTTCGCTATTTCCGACCGGGTAAGTGTCCTCAAAGACGGCCGTTACCAGGGTACGGGTGAAACGAACGAAACGACTCCGGCAGCATTGATCCGGCTCATGGTGGGTAGGGATATTTTGAACAAAAGGTCGAAATCGGCGGCTACGAAAAATGTGTTGCTGGAATTAAAAAACCTGTCAGGTCACGGATTTTCGGACATTAGTTTAAAGGTTCATGCGGGAGAAATTGTAGGGCTTGCCGGGTTGGTAGGAGCGGGAAGAACTGAAATCGCACAGACTATATTTGGCTATCGCTCCCGAATTTCAGGAGATATTTTAATTGAAAATCAAGACATTAATGCTCAGCATCCAGCCGATGCAATTGCGGCCGGGCTCGGCTATGTACCGGAAGAGCGGAAGTCGCAGGGCGTGTTTCTGAACAAGACTTTGACTGATAATATTCTGGCCGCCAACCTGGAAGCGGCGTCGGACCCCAACTGGTATAATGCAGAAAAGGCCAGCTGGATTGCGACGGAATACATGGACAAACTGCACATTGCCTCGCCCGACGCTGATCAGCTGGTGATGAACCTGAGCGGGGGAAACCAGCAAAAGACAGTGCTGGCCAAATGGCTTTTGAACAATCCCAAAGTGCTCATCGTTGACGAACCTACCCATGGAATTGACGTAGGTGCGAAAGCTGAAATTTATCAACTGCTTCGGCAGCTCACGAAAGAAGGAAGAGGTATTTTATTGATATCAAGCGAGTTGCCTGAAATGTTAACATTGGCTGACCGTATTCTGGTGATCAGGGCTGGTAAGCTGGCAGGTGAGGTGGGGGCGGAAGAAACCACAGAAGAAGAGATTTTGTCGCTGGTCACGGGCTAG